The Arthrobacter burdickii genomic interval CGGCGGCGCTCGCCTGGATCGCGCTGTACGCGCTCGTCTTCGTCTTCTACTCCACGCCACCACTGCGCTTCAAGGCCCGGCCCTACCTCGATTCGATCAGCAACGCCGCCTACGCCTTCCCCCTGGTCTTCGTGCCCTATGCGCTCGGCGACGAGCCGGTCTGGGCCGCCGCGATCGGCCTGATGGCCTGGAGCGCGGCCAAGCACACCTACGACGCCGTCCAGGACATCGACGAGGACAGGGGAGCGGGCATCACGACGACGGCGGTTCGGCTGGGCGCTCGCGGGGTCGTGGCCTGGAGCGGTGCGTGGTGGGCTGCGGCGACGGTGTGCTTCGCGCTCGTCAACATCCCGGTGGCCGTCGTGAACGCACTCATCGCCGGCTGGCTGCTCCTGGGCCTGTATCGCGACCCGCGCCCCGAGACGGGCCACCGGCTGTACCGGTACTCCATCGCCTTCCCCTACGTGGCCGGGACCGTCGCCGGCGTGCAGCTCGTGGCCGCCCTGACGCTGGGGCTCTACCGGTGAGCCGCGTCGTCGTCGTCGGGGGCGGGATCGGCGGGCTGACCGCCGCCGCGCTCCTCGCCCGGGCGGGCCACAGCGTGACCCTGCTCGAGGCCGCCGGGCACCTGGGCGGGAAGAGCCGCCGCGTTGAGGTGGCGGGACAGCGCATGGACACCGGTCCGTCCCTGTTCACCTTCCCGGGTGTCTGGGAGGAACTCCTGCGACGGCTCGACGCCGTCGCACCGTCCGGCTCCGCGAGCGCGGCGGACGTGGCCGACCTCCGCCTGGAGCGGCTGCAGGAGGTCGGCACCTACTACTACCGCGGGGAGGAGTGCGCCCTGCCCGTTCCGGAGGGGCACCCCTGGCACGGGGCATGGGAGCGTTTCGCGGCCGAGCACGGCATCCTCGGTGGGGATGTCTCGAGCCTGCTGACCACGGGACCGCTGGAGCAGGCGTCGTATCCCGCGCTGGCTCGACTGGCCGGAGTGTACGGCCGCCGGCTCACCACGCGGAGCTATCTCGACAGCCTGCCCTGGCTGCCCGAGGGACTGCGCGAGGTCATCGCGATCCACACCCTCAACGCGGGCGTCAGTCCCACCCGCACGCCCGCCCTGTACGCGAGCATGCCCGCCATCATGGCGAACGACGGCGTCTGGATCCCGGAGGGCGGCGTCTACGAACTGGTGCTGGCACTGGAGCGGTTGGCCGTCGAGGCCGGCGTGGAGATCCGCACGGGAGAGCCGGTGCAGCGCATCGGACGACGGCGGGTGGTGACCGCCGTCGGCACCTACCCGGCCGACGCCGTCGTCAGCGGACTCGATGCCTCCCGGCTCACCGGCCTGCTGGCGGGCCGGCGTCCCCGCACCCCGAGGAAGCTCACCTGCTCGGCCGTCGGGATCTACGCCGTCCTCGCCGAACCGCTCCCGGAGGGGACCGCGCGCCACGGCGTGATCCTGCCCGACGACCCCGCGGCGCTCTACGCCAGCCTCGAAGCCGGGGACGAGCCGGAGCAGACCATGGCCTTCGCCAACTACTACCCCGCCCACGGCGTCTATCCGAACGCGTCGGCGACCCTCGCGCTACTGCTCACCGCTCCGGCGAACGGCAAGAGCTACTCCCTCGAGGATCCCTTCGTGCGCCGCGAGCTGAACCGGACGACGCGCGTCCTGGGGCTGCCCCTGCCCGTCGAGCAGTACTTCGAGGCCTACGAGATCCTGGATCCGGGCTACTTCGGCGAGCACGGTTCCGCAGGCGGTGCACTCTACGGAGCCGTCCATCCGACCTGGCGGAGCGGGCCCCTCCACGTCCCGGGCTACTCGGATCCGCTGCGGCCGTGGCTCTGGCGCGTCGGCGCGTCGGTCCACCCCGGGGGTGGCCTGCCGGCAGTGCTCGGCGGGGCGATGATGTCCACCCAGAAGCTGCTGGCCCGCCTGGGGTCTCCCGCCTGACCGGTGGGACCTGATCGCCGGTGAGACGCTCCGGCGACGGCGCCCGTCCCTTGCCGGCCCTTGCTTCCCCGTACCTAAGGATCCGAACCTTATGAAGCGCTCCTTTCCCCTGTCAGCACTGACCCTCGTCACGGCCCTCGCCCTCGCCGCCTGCGGCTCCCCGGGCAGCGGCGATACCCACACCGGCCACACCTCCGGCGCCTCCGCTCCGACCTCCGGCGCGGACGCTGCCACCTCCGGCGCGGATGCTGCGACCTCCGGCGCGGACGCTCCGCCGGAGGAGCACAACGACGCGGACGTGATGTTCGCGCAGATGATGATCCCGCACCACCGGCAGGCCGTCGAGATGAGCGACATGATGCTGTCGAAGGACGGCATCAGCACGGAGGTCCTGGACCTCGCGACCGCGATCAGGGACGCCCAGGGGCCGGAAATCGGGACCATGACCGGCTGGCTCGAAGCGTGGGGTGAACCCCTCGAAGCCGGAGGGAGCATGGAAGGCCACGACATGGGCTCGGACTCCGGCTCGGACTCTGCTTCCGGATCGATGGACGGCATGATGAGCGAGGACCAGATGTCCGAACTCGACGCCGCCGAGGGCGATGAAGCATCGCGCCTCTTCCTCGAGTCGATGACCGCCCACCACGAGGGTGCGATCGGCATGGCGCAAGACGAGATCGACAACGGCCAGGACCCGGAAGCTCTCCGGCTGGCGGAGACCATCGCCGAGACGCAGCAGGCCGAGATCGATCAGATGGCCGGCCTCCTCGAGCACCTCTGATCGGTTCCGCGCCTCCTGTCGGCAACGGGGGAGCCACCCCGTCCCTGGAGGAGGGGCGGCCGTTCCGGGGCCGAGGCGCCTGCTCAGTGGCGCCTGCTCAGTGGCGCGGCGCTGCGAGTCCTGTCGTGCCGGCAGGCACGGGGTCGACCGCACGCGCGAGCTGCAGGCGTCGTCGCACCAGCAGGACGATCAGGCCGGCGGCGAGCACGGCGGGGAAGACGAGCCCCGAGAAGATGCAGACACCCAGCCACAGGAACATCGAGACGAGCAGGCTGTCGAGCAGGCCCGGTCGCAGCACCCGGTCGGTGAGGCGACGCCCCCCGATCCCCGTGACGAGCGCCGAGGCGATAAGCCCCGAAAGCAGCCATCCGCCGTAGTTCGAGAGCGGGACCCCGTAGTAGGGGCCGCCGCCCTCCCAGATCCAGAAGCCGAGGGCTACGGCTCCCGGATCCAGGACGCCGTCGATGACGACCAGCAGTAGTCCACCGAGGACGATCCTGCGCAGGGCCGTTCCGGTGCCCGACACGGCGGCCACCGCGCCGATCACCAGCGGGACGTAGGAGAGCGGCAGCAGGTACGGCACGAGGCCGAGGATCGTGGGACCCAGCGGATCCCCGTAGTGGAAATCGCCGTAGGGCACGCCCGTCGCGACGCCGAAGCCTTCGATCAGGTAGCCGAAGACGGAGACCGCCACCAGTGCTGCCGCGCCGCGCGCGGCGCCGAACTGCCGTACCAGGGCGATGAACGCCGGCAGGGCGATCAGCAGGTTGAAGCCGTAGGACGCATAGCTCGCGCCTTCCACGTCCGGGAACCGCACCACGAAGTAACCGGAGATGAAGAGGAACGCGCAGGACGCGATGAGCAGGCGGGGGAAGCTGCGGGTGGTGGAGGTCTTCGGCACGGCATCCATCCTTGCAGGTACACGGTGGTCCTGGACGCAAGAGGAAGGGGCATCCGCGGGAGTGAACTGGTCCCCGGATGCCCCTTGTGTTCGTTCGGTGCGGTCCCTAACGGTGCCTGAGGAGCTGCTCCAGGGCGATGCTGCCGTCGGTCTTGGGCAGCAGGAGCCAGAGGACCAGGTAGAGCGGGAGGCCGATGAAGGGGAGGAGGAAGCTGAGCAGCATGGCGATGCGGACGTAGCTCACGCGCCAGCCGTACTGCCGGGCGATGCCGGACGCGATGCCGCCGAAGATGCCGCCGGGAGCCCGCTTGATGGGGGAGGAGCGGAGGAAGCTGTAGAGGGATTGCATCGGAGTGCCTTTCGATCGGGACGGAGGTTGGAACGAGGGAAGGGATCTGGAAGGGATAGGGGAAGGATAGGGAGAAGCGGATGGTTCTGACATGGCCGGTATCCGCTCAGTATTCCGGAGCGTGGACCGCGTCGTCGTCCTGGCTGTCGGTGGTCGTGCGGGTCCGCAGGGACAGGATGCCCCCGGCGACGAGCGACAGTCCGACGCCGATGAGCAGGCCGAGCGCCACCACCACGGGGTCGATGTCGAGTGTGACGAACTGGCCGAGCAGGACCAGGCCTGCGACCGCGAGGATCACAGCCCCCCACACGATGGTGACGACGCGTGGACGGCGTTGCGGTCCGGTGATCGAGGTGCTCATGGTGTGTCTCCTGTACGGGTGGTGCCGGTGCTCTGCGGCGGGAAGGTGCCATCGATTCCGGTACCGGTATCAATACCGGTACCGGTTGCGGTGAGGATGGTGAGGTTGCTCAGGGCGCCCCTCACATCGAGGATCAGGGCGGCTCCTGTCGCGTCGGGGTTCAGCTGGCCCCGGCCCAACTGGAGGACGCCTCCGTCGCCCCGGAAAGCGGGCGACAGGGTGTCCGGGTCCGCCGTCGTTCCCAGGGCGTCCGCATTGGCGAGGGCCATCCGGGTGCGTACCTCGACGGGCACGTCCTCCGGAACGATGACGGTGACGTCACTGGCGAGGGAGTTCACCGGGACCACGACGTCCTGTGCGGGTGAGGGCAGGCCGGCGAGGTCGATCGTGGCCTGCGCTGCCATGACGCTGTAGCCGTCGGACGCCGCCTGGAGTGATGCCGGCGTGGTCGTCGTCTCCTGCGCGACGACCCAGGAGCCACCGACGACGGTGAGGGACGCGATGAGCGCGCCGATGGTTGCGAGCGCAGCTGTGACGCCCACGAGGCCCGAGCTCCGTCCCCGCACGCCCAGTCCGACGATGCCGAGCGCGAGCACGATGGCGGCTGCCGCGAGCGCCACCGCGGCGGCGTTGGCGACGTCGAGGATGCGCGTGTAGTCCAGCACGAGGAGGACCGCCGCTGTGATGGTCGCCCCGCCGAGAAGGAGGGCCGTCACCGATCCGGAGGGCCGGATGCGGTCGGCTCGGTGGTTCCGGATGGCTGGCGGGAGGTTCTCCGGTCCCCCCGGGCCCTTGGACCACGCGGCGTCGGCCTCCGGATAGCCGGACCCCGCGGCCCAGGGCGCCGGCTGGTAGGGCAGCGGGTAGGTCTGCGTGTAGGGCCGCGGGTAGGACTCGGTGTCATTCTCCGAAGAGGACTGCTGGAAGGGTTCCGGAGAGTGCTTCGCAGGCGCCTCGGGGGAGCCCGGGGCGGGATCGCCGTCCACGTCTCCGGGGTCGGATCCGGTTGCATGCTTCCCGGAGAAGGCGGACGCGCCGGTTGCTCCTGACTGTCCGTCACCGGGCCCGGACGGGCCGCTGGAGGAGCCGGGCGCCGGTGTCACCGGGGATTCCGCCGGCCCGTAGGGCATCGGGCCGAAGGGCTGCGGCTGGCCGGGTCCACCGCCGGTGGGGCCCGGGTACGGGCTGCCGGGACGGGAGCCGCCCCTGCCGGAGCGATTGACGATCCAGTAGACGAAGAGGACGACGGCCCCGATCCAGAACAGCGTCCACAGCAGGCCACCGGCACCGCCGTCATGCGCGGAGACGTCCGGGCGCCACAGGCCGATCGCCACGAGCACGGCGGCTCCCGTCAGCCCGGAGGTCCAGGAGCCCCGTCCGGCCTGCTCCACATGGATGCGCCCATCGGGTTCCGGCAACAGTGCCCAGGCGAGCCCGTACAGCAGGACGCCGATACCGCCGAAGACCGCGAGGACCACGATCAGGCCGCGGACGAGGGCCAGATCGAGGCCCGTGCGGCGGGCGACGCCACCTGCGACACCTCCCACCCAGCGGTCGGGCGTCCGGGTGATGTCGAGACCCCGGATCCAGCGGAAGAACGAGGACGAGGCGGGAGGTTCCGCCTGATGGGATGCGGCCGGTTCGTGCTGCCAGGACGGCCCGCCTGGTGAGGGTGCTGAAGTCATGCTCCTATCCTTCTGGTGGCGGCCGGGTGCGACTATCGGGGCCTACCCTGAGCGGACCCTGATTACACCCTGATTGGCATCGGGGAACGGCCCCGAGCGCCCGCCGTCGTGCTTGGATGGGGGTATGAGACCCCCGCTGCTGCGCAGATCCGACGGCGTGATCGCCGGCGTCTGTGCCGGGCTCGCCGTGCACCTCGGGGTCAAGCGCTCCTGGGTCCGCATCGGCATGGCCGTGCTGACCCTGGCGTCCGGCGCCGGGGTCTTCCTGTACGCCTGGCTCTGGATCTTCGTCCCGACGGCGGCGGACAAGGCCGCGGAGCACGGACGGCCGACAGGCCCGGCCGCCTTCATGCAGGACGTCGGCGCGAAGAACGGGAAGACTCGGTCGGACGCGCAGGCCGGCGCAGCCGCATCCCGTCCGGCGGCAGGCCCGTTCGATCCCGAGTCATGGCGCGAGCGGACGCTGCGCGCCGGGCGGCGGGAGGTCCTGTTCGGTACGGTGCTGCTGGTCGCGGCGGCCGTGATCGTGGTGCAGTTGCTCGGGCTGCCGGTGAACTGGGGCTTCCTCGTCCCGATCGCCGTCGTGGCGACCGGCGCCGCCCTCGCATGGTCCCAGCTCGACGCCGTGCGCAGGGCCAGGGTCATGAACCGTGCGGGGGCCGGACGGGCGGGCGGGGTGCTGCGCCTGCTCGCGGGCATCGTGCTCGTCATCGCCGGCGTACTCGTCGCCCTGTCCAGCAGCGGCTCGTGGACTCTGACCATGGCCACCCTCGTCGCGGTGCTCGCCGTCCTCGCCGGCGTCGTCCTGGTCCTCGCGCCGTGGGGCCTCAAGTTCTGGCGCGATCTGGAGACGGAGCGGGCAGCCCGTGTGCGGGAGACGGAGCGTGCCGAGATCGCGGCCCACCTGCACGACTCCGTCCTGCAGACCCTCGCGCTCATCCAGAACCGCGCGGACTCCGAGACGGACGTGCTGCGCCTGGCGCGTGCGCAGGAGCGGGAACTGCGCCAGTGGCTGTTCGCCGATCCGGCGAGGGACCCCGGCAGCCTCGCCGAACGCCTCCGCGGGATGGCGGGCGAGATCGAGGACCGCTACGGGCATCCCGTCACGGTCGTCGCCGTCGGCGATGCAGTGCTGGGGGCGGGCGAGGACGCCCTGGCGCAGGCAGCGAGGGAAGCGATGCTGAACGCGGCGAAGCACGCGGGAGGCGCCGTCTCCGTCTACCTCGAGGCGGGCCCGGACTCCGTGGAGGTGTTCGTTCGGGACAGGGGCAGCGGCTTCGACCCGGCAGCGGTCCCGGCGGACCGCCTCGGGATCCGGGAATCCATCACCAGCAGGATGCTCCGCCATGGTGGATCCTCCGAGCTGCGCAGCGACGGGGACGGCACCGAGGTACGGCTCCGGCTGCCACGGCAGGCCGGAAGCGCCGCGTAGGCCACCGCGGGGCACGGCAGGGGCACGGCCGGGAACGACAGAGGCGCGACAGAGGGAACAACGGCCGGGAAACGGCGAGGAAGAGGGAGCACGTGGACAGCGAGAACCTACCTGCGGACGCGGCAGCACCGGGAACGGTGTCCGTGGTCATCGTCGACGATCATGGGATCTTCCGCTCGGGCCTCCGCGCCGCGCTGGGGCCCGTGATCCGTGTCCTCGGCGAGGCGGCGACGGTCGAGGAGGCGGAAGCGGTGATCGGTTCCACAGCGCCCGATGTCGTCCTCCTCGACGTCCACCTGCCCGGAGGCCGCGGCGGCGGGGGAGCGGAGGTCATCCACCGCTGCAGCGCCCTCGGCACGACGTCGCGCTTCCTGGCCCTCAGCGTCTCGGATTCGGCGGAGGACGTCGTCGCGGTCATCCGTGCGGGCGCGCGTGGCTACGTCACCAAGACCATCTCCGGCCCCGAGATCACCGACGCCGTGCAGCGTATCGCCTCCGGGGACGCCGTCTTCTCCCCACGGCTCGCCGGTTTCGTCCTGGACGCGTTCGGGACCGCGTCGGTGGCCGTCGA includes:
- a CDS encoding UbiA family prenyltransferase; the encoded protein is MPQAGFAPAALRMVHISRPVLWINTLGTGVVGMWLTGTFWDAGVLALLVWLTLPFNLLIYGVNDIFDQDTDALNPRKGSLEGARIRASEVRAIWLWVLVTNVPFLVWFVVTLTPAALAWIALYALVFVFYSTPPLRFKARPYLDSISNAAYAFPLVFVPYALGDEPVWAAAIGLMAWSAAKHTYDAVQDIDEDRGAGITTTAVRLGARGVVAWSGAWWAAATVCFALVNIPVAVVNALIAGWLLLGLYRDPRPETGHRLYRYSIAFPYVAGTVAGVQLVAALTLGLYR
- a CDS encoding phytoene desaturase family protein produces the protein MSRVVVVGGGIGGLTAAALLARAGHSVTLLEAAGHLGGKSRRVEVAGQRMDTGPSLFTFPGVWEELLRRLDAVAPSGSASAADVADLRLERLQEVGTYYYRGEECALPVPEGHPWHGAWERFAAEHGILGGDVSSLLTTGPLEQASYPALARLAGVYGRRLTTRSYLDSLPWLPEGLREVIAIHTLNAGVSPTRTPALYASMPAIMANDGVWIPEGGVYELVLALERLAVEAGVEIRTGEPVQRIGRRRVVTAVGTYPADAVVSGLDASRLTGLLAGRRPRTPRKLTCSAVGIYAVLAEPLPEGTARHGVILPDDPAALYASLEAGDEPEQTMAFANYYPAHGVYPNASATLALLLTAPANGKSYSLEDPFVRRELNRTTRVLGLPLPVEQYFEAYEILDPGYFGEHGSAGGALYGAVHPTWRSGPLHVPGYSDPLRPWLWRVGASVHPGGGLPAVLGGAMMSTQKLLARLGSPA
- a CDS encoding DUF305 domain-containing protein — translated: MKRSFPLSALTLVTALALAACGSPGSGDTHTGHTSGASAPTSGADAATSGADAATSGADAPPEEHNDADVMFAQMMIPHHRQAVEMSDMMLSKDGISTEVLDLATAIRDAQGPEIGTMTGWLEAWGEPLEAGGSMEGHDMGSDSGSDSASGSMDGMMSEDQMSELDAAEGDEASRLFLESMTAHHEGAIGMAQDEIDNGQDPEALRLAETIAETQQAEIDQMAGLLEHL
- a CDS encoding carotenoid biosynthesis protein produces the protein MPKTSTTRSFPRLLIASCAFLFISGYFVVRFPDVEGASYASYGFNLLIALPAFIALVRQFGAARGAAALVAVSVFGYLIEGFGVATGVPYGDFHYGDPLGPTILGLVPYLLPLSYVPLVIGAVAAVSGTGTALRRIVLGGLLLVVIDGVLDPGAVALGFWIWEGGGPYYGVPLSNYGGWLLSGLIASALVTGIGGRRLTDRVLRPGLLDSLLVSMFLWLGVCIFSGLVFPAVLAAGLIVLLVRRRLQLARAVDPVPAGTTGLAAPRH
- a CDS encoding PspC domain-containing protein gives rise to the protein MQSLYSFLRSSPIKRAPGGIFGGIASGIARQYGWRVSYVRIAMLLSFLLPFIGLPLYLVLWLLLPKTDGSIALEQLLRHR
- a CDS encoding PspC domain-containing protein, which encodes MTSAPSPGGPSWQHEPAASHQAEPPASSSFFRWIRGLDITRTPDRWVGGVAGGVARRTGLDLALVRGLIVVLAVFGGIGVLLYGLAWALLPEPDGRIHVEQAGRGSWTSGLTGAAVLVAIGLWRPDVSAHDGGAGGLLWTLFWIGAVVLFVYWIVNRSGRGGSRPGSPYPGPTGGGPGQPQPFGPMPYGPAESPVTPAPGSSSGPSGPGDGQSGATGASAFSGKHATGSDPGDVDGDPAPGSPEAPAKHSPEPFQQSSSENDTESYPRPYTQTYPLPYQPAPWAAGSGYPEADAAWSKGPGGPENLPPAIRNHRADRIRPSGSVTALLLGGATITAAVLLVLDYTRILDVANAAAVALAAAAIVLALGIVGLGVRGRSSGLVGVTAALATIGALIASLTVVGGSWVVAQETTTTPASLQAASDGYSVMAAQATIDLAGLPSPAQDVVVPVNSLASDVTVIVPEDVPVEVRTRMALANADALGTTADPDTLSPAFRGDGGVLQLGRGQLNPDATGAALILDVRGALSNLTILTATGTGIDTGTGIDGTFPPQSTGTTRTGDTP
- a CDS encoding ATP-binding protein, with the protein product MRPPLLRRSDGVIAGVCAGLAVHLGVKRSWVRIGMAVLTLASGAGVFLYAWLWIFVPTAADKAAEHGRPTGPAAFMQDVGAKNGKTRSDAQAGAAASRPAAGPFDPESWRERTLRAGRREVLFGTVLLVAAAVIVVQLLGLPVNWGFLVPIAVVATGAALAWSQLDAVRRARVMNRAGAGRAGGVLRLLAGIVLVIAGVLVALSSSGSWTLTMATLVAVLAVLAGVVLVLAPWGLKFWRDLETERAARVRETERAEIAAHLHDSVLQTLALIQNRADSETDVLRLARAQERELRQWLFADPARDPGSLAERLRGMAGEIEDRYGHPVTVVAVGDAVLGAGEDALAQAAREAMLNAAKHAGGAVSVYLEAGPDSVEVFVRDRGSGFDPAAVPADRLGIRESITSRMLRHGGSSELRSDGDGTEVRLRLPRQAGSAA
- a CDS encoding LuxR C-terminal-related transcriptional regulator, which gives rise to MDSENLPADAAAPGTVSVVIVDDHGIFRSGLRAALGPVIRVLGEAATVEEAEAVIGSTAPDVVLLDVHLPGGRGGGGAEVIHRCSALGTTSRFLALSVSDSAEDVVAVIRAGARGYVTKTISGPEITDAVQRIASGDAVFSPRLAGFVLDAFGTASVAVDDELDRLSARELEVMRLIARGYSYKETAKELFISVKTVETHVSAVLRKLQLSSRHELTRWATERKLL